The following is a genomic window from Geminicoccus roseus DSM 18922.
AGACCAAGGACCTGGTCGGCACCGTGCCGAACGACCGGCCGATCGGCACCGGGATCCGCCTGTTCCAGCCGCCGGTGGTGCCCGACACGATCGACGCCGCCCGGCTGGTCCGCCTGTTCAAGGACGCGCCGGTCCACCTGGCGGTGGTGGTGGACGAGTATGGCGCGTTCGAGGGGATCGTCACGCCGTCCGACCTGCTGGAGGCGATCGCCGGCGACATCGCCGAGGCGGGTGCGGAGGACGCCTACGAGGCGCATCGCCGCGAGGACGGCTCCTGGCTGGTGGACGGGCTGATGCCGATCCACGACGTCGAGCACCGGATCGGGGTCGAGGGCCTGCTCAAGCACAACGAGACCTACCAGCGCCTGGCCGGCTTCGTGCTGTCGCAGCTGGGCCGGATCCCCAATGCCGGCGACTGGTTCACCTGGCAGGACTGGCGCTTCGAGGTGATCGACATGGACGGCCGTCGGATCGACAAGGTCCTGATCACCCCGCCGCTGCACCCGGTGGGCGGGGAGATGGCGGAATTGGGCTAGGCGGCACCGGGGCGGCCCGCCCGGGCGGAGCCGGTCAGGCCGGCATCCGGTCGCCTTCGGCCGGCCCGGTCGGGCCGGATGCCTGCTTGCGGAACTCCTCGCCCCAGCTGCGCATCTGGAGGAGCAGCGGCTCCAGCGAGCGGCCGCGCTCGGTCAGCTCGTACTCCACCCGCGGCGGGACCTCGGCATAGACGCGGCGGGTGATCACGCCGTCCTCCTCCAGCTCGCGCAGCTGCAGCGTGATCATCCGCTGGGTGGCGTTGGGAGTCAGCCGGCACAGGGCGTTGAACCGCTGCTTGCCGCCCAGCAGGTGGAACAGCAGCACCGGCTTCCAGCGCCCGCCGATCACGCAGAGCGTCGCCTCGACGTCGCAGCCGGTCTTCCAGTCATAGTCCCGCGCCACCCTCACCCCACGATCATCGGTGGTTCCTACCCACAAAAATGTAGGTACTTGCGATCGGCGATGTCGAGTCGGAAAAGGTCGTCTGGCCGATGCCAGGGGGAGATGCCGATGCGCGCCTATGAGATCGTCGCGGGGAGCGGGGTGGATTCGATCGCGCTGCGGGAGCGGCCGGAGCCGGTCGCCGGGCCGGGCGAGGTCGTGATCGAGGTCAAGGCCTGCTCACTGAACTACCGCGATACCCTGGTGATCGGCGGGACCTATGCCGGCGCCGGGAAGAAGACGGGCCAGGTGCCCCTTTCCGATGGGGCGGGAACCGTCGCCTCGGTCGGCGCCGGCGTGACCCGCCTGGCCGTGGGCGACCGGGTGGCCGGAGCGTTCATGCCGGGCTGGGTCGACGGCCCGCTCACCGCGGAGAAGCAGAAGGGCTCGCTCGGCGGCGACGTGGACGGCATGCTGGCGGAGCGGGTGGTGCTGCCGGCGACCGGCGTGGTGCGGGTGCCGGAGCACCTGTCCTTCGCCGAGGCGGCGACGCTGCCCTGCGCCGGCGTGACCGCCTGGTACGCCCAGTTCGTCGGCGGCCAGCTGCGCCCCGGCCAGACGGTGCTCCTGCTCGGCACCGGCGGCGTCTCGATCTTCGCCCTGCAGTTCGCCAAGCTGGCCGGCGCCAGGGTCATCATCACCAGTTCCGACGAGGCCAAGCTGGAGCGCGCCCGCCAGCTGGGCGCCGACCACCTGATCAACTACCGCGCCTCGCCCGACTGGCAGCACGAGGTCCTGGCGCTGACCGACGGCACCGGCGCCGACCATGCCGTCGAGGTCGGCGGCCCGGGCACCCTGAACCGGACGCTGGAGGCGGTCCGGTTCGGTG
Proteins encoded in this region:
- a CDS encoding zinc-dependent alcohol dehydrogenase family protein gives rise to the protein MRAYEIVAGSGVDSIALRERPEPVAGPGEVVIEVKACSLNYRDTLVIGGTYAGAGKKTGQVPLSDGAGTVASVGAGVTRLAVGDRVAGAFMPGWVDGPLTAEKQKGSLGGDVDGMLAERVVLPATGVVRVPEHLSFAEAATLPCAGVTAWYAQFVGGQLRPGQTVLLLGTGGVSIFALQFAKLAGARVIITSSDEAKLERARQLGADHLINYRASPDWQHEVLALTDGTGADHAVEVGGPGTLNRTLEAVRFGGSISLMGTLTGLTDSVATSLILMKNIRVQGTYVGSVAMFEDMNRAIALHRSRPVIDRRFGFDEAAMALRHLGSGQHFGKVVIEA
- a CDS encoding winged helix-turn-helix transcriptional regulator, with the translated sequence MARDYDWKTGCDVEATLCVIGGRWKPVLLFHLLGGKQRFNALCRLTPNATQRMITLQLRELEEDGVITRRVYAEVPPRVEYELTERGRSLEPLLLQMRSWGEEFRKQASGPTGPAEGDRMPA